One genomic segment of Amycolatopsis sp. WQ 127309 includes these proteins:
- a CDS encoding YnfA family protein — protein sequence MLLRSILLFLAAAVFEIGGAWLIWQGVREHRGLIWIGGGIVALGLYGFVATLQPDAQFGRILAAYGGVFVAGSLAWGVVADGYRPDRYDVIGALLCLAGVAVIMYAPRTG from the coding sequence GTGCTCCTGCGGTCGATCCTGCTGTTCCTCGCGGCGGCCGTCTTCGAGATCGGCGGCGCCTGGCTGATCTGGCAGGGCGTCCGCGAACACCGCGGCCTGATCTGGATCGGCGGCGGCATCGTGGCGCTGGGCCTGTACGGCTTCGTGGCCACCCTCCAGCCGGACGCCCAGTTCGGCCGCATCCTCGCCGCGTACGGCGGAGTCTTCGTGGCGGGCTCGCTGGCCTGGGGAGTGGTGGCGGACGGCTACCGCCCGGACCGCTACGACGTCATCGGCGCGCTGCTGTGTCTCGCGGGCGTCGCGGTGATTATGTACGCGCCGCGGACGGGGTAA